One Tubulanus polymorphus chromosome 5, tnTubPoly1.2, whole genome shotgun sequence DNA segment encodes these proteins:
- the LOC141905652 gene encoding stabilizer of axonemal microtubules 1-like isoform X2 produces MGKLCICQICNCGRHKCPHRPVTSKGDKPCLLTEYAQKYHPHPFDRREAFKPAYEPVKGAGPMADATTNRLDYIAHPLEKPFVHAGMPYVPPAGDIDGLTSYKKDYTEKYADRAKPIRQDRKRQVAGKFEGLPTYKHDYREWEIPMRERGQAERGWTPPRDPFKGQSTMKRDFIGYKELPRQSCRPDETSYKSGDPLSTLTDYRQNYIPHAFEARYRHEPEKYNPNRSPFDGLTTHTRDYTPKDGALRDSCKPDIQPFDSGAPFNDDTTNRVDFKKWPMDRPFVHQPDQYVKPPGNMDMNTTSNIAYRPHAIRPRELVRPKSSRKAPGEFDGTTNYTNDYRKWSLGARPHPTGGYEYQPPCGPFEGTPTYKAHYVPHQLMPSHSCKPENQAFQSDGNFDDNTMYRIEYTPKKMEPCPAAILEQPQSTWRFTNTYDSRGHMMYKPISESLIDLGAKPPSRAGLQALSVS; encoded by the exons ATGGGAAAATTGTGTATCTGCCAAATATGTAATTGTGG tCGTCATAAATGTCCACATAGACCAGTTACAAGTAAAGGAGACAAGCCGTGCCTACTGACGGAATATGCTCAAAAATATCACCCTCATCCTTTCGATAGACGGGAGGCGTTTAAGCCCGCCTATGAACCAGTGAAAGGTGCTGGGCCAATGGCTGATGCCACCACTAACAG GTTAGATTACATAGCTCATCCATTGGAAAAGCCATTTGTTCATGCGGGAATGCCTTATGTACCTCCAGCCGGAGATATCGATGGTCTGACTTCTTACAAGAAAGATTACACAG aaaaatatgcTGATCGAGCGAAACCAATTCGACAAGATCGCAAGAGGCAAGTTGCCGGAAAATTTGAGGGATTACCAACTTATAAGC ATGATTATCGTGAATGGGAAATACCAATGAGAGAACGAGGTCAAGCAGAGCGAGGGTGGACACCACCTAGAGATCCATTCAAGGGACAGAGTACTATGAAACGTGATTTCATTGGTTACAAAGAACTGCCAAGACAGAGCTGTCGTCCGGATGAAACGTCATACAAATCTGGTGATCCACTGAGCACATTAACAGATTACAGGCAGAATTACATTCCACATGCGTTTGAAGCCAGATACCGCCATGAACCGGAGAAGTACAACCCTAACAGATCACCATTCGATGGTCTTACAACTCACACCCGCGATTACACACCAAAAGACGGAGCATTACGTGATTCATGTAAACCAGATATTCAGCCATTTGATTCTGGCGCACCATTCAATGATGACACGACAAACAGAGTCGATTTCAAGAAATGGCCAATGGATCGTCCGTTTGTGCATCAGCCGGATCAATACGTGAAACCACCGGGCAATATGGATATGAATACAACATCAAACATCGCATATCGCCCCCACGCAATTCGCCCAAGAGAGTTAGTCCGTCCGAAATCAAGCAGGAAAGCCCCGGGAGAATTTGATGGTACAACCAACTACACCAATGATTATCGAAAATGGAGCTTAGGAGCTCGACCACACCCTACTGGTGGATATGAATATCAGCCTCCGTGTGGTCCATTCGAGGGTACACCAACATACAAAGCTCATTATGTGCCACATCAATTGATGCCATCGCATAGCTGCAAACCGGAAAACCAAGCGTTCCAATCTGATGGAAACTTCGATGATAATACGATGTATCGAATAGAATACACACCAAAGAAGATGGAACCGTGTCCAGCAGCGATACTAGAACAACCACAGTCTACCTGGAGATTTACAAATACGTATGATTCTAGAGGTCATATGATGTATAAACCGATTTCTGAATCATTGATTGATCTCGGTGCCAAACCACCAAGTCGTGCTGGTCTCCAAGCGCTGTCTGTATCATAA